GGGGAGCCCCGCCCCTCCCAAAGCCAGGATGAGCCCACCAAGGTCGATCCCCGCGCACGCGGGGGAGCCGCGCGGGAGTCAATCTTCGTCACGGTTTGGGCAGGTCGATCCCCGCGCACGCGGGGGAGCCGCCAAGCGCTCCGCCGAAATCTTCCTGCCTACCGGTCGATCCCCGCGCACGCGGGGGAGCCCTCGATGAGCGCCTGCGCCGGGTTGTCGGTGTCGGTCGATCCCCGCGCACGCGGGGGAGCCACGCCTGAACCAACCTTGGGCCGCCACCGGAACGGTCGATCCCCGCGCACGCGGGGGAGCCGTCGCAATCCCTGGCAAGTCAAAGGGGGAGAAGGGTCGATCCCCGCGCACGCGGGGGAGCCTCCGCCCGCGCTGAGGGAGGGAGACGGGAGGGGGGTCGATCCCCGCGCACGCGGGGGAGCCGGCCGCCCCAAAGAGGTCGGCCACGTCAAGGAGGGTCGATCCCCGCGCACGCGGGGGAGCCCGGATCTCGCCGATGGTCGGCGGCGTCGGGTACGGTCGATCCCCGCGCACGCGGGGGAGCCCTTCTCGCCATCCACGTACTCGGTAATCCTCAAGGTCGATCCCCGCGCACGCGGGGGAGCCTTGACCAGCAGGGGCCTGGAGAGTACCTGGTAGGGTCGATCCCCGCGCACGCGGGGGAGCCTATTGGTGGCGCACAGCTAAAGTCGGCGAGGAGGGTCGATCCCCGCGCACGCGGGGGAGCCTATTGGTGGCGCACAGCTAAAGTCGGCGAGGAGGGTCGATCCCCGCGCACGCGGGGGAGCCGCTCTCGACGGCCTCCCAGGGGTAGCCGCCGAAGGTCGATCCCCGCGCACGCGGGGGAGCCCCAATCCACTCCGCCACCGGCACGGCTACAGCAGGTCGATCCCCGCGCACGCGGGGGAGCCACCCTGCGGTTCCGCCGGTCGGACGTCCCGGGGTGGTCGATCCCCGCGCACGCGGGGGAGCCAGCCTGGCTCATGCGGACTGGCTGCGGACGGGGGGTCGATCCCCGCGCACGCGGGGGAGCCCTCGGCCCAGTCCTCCTCCCAGTCCGGCCCGGCGGTCGATCCCCGCGCACGCGGGGGAGCCGGCTAGCGGAGCACAAGGGCGAAGCCGGTCATGGGTCGATCCCCGCGCACGCGGGGGAGCCTGGGCGAACTCACTCGGGTACAGGGCCTACGGGGGTCGATCCCCGCGCACGCGGGGGAGCCTCGGCCACCGACTGGCTGAGGGGGTCGGCGAGCGGTCGATCCCCGCGCACGCGGGGGAGCCTCTCATTCAGCACCAGCGCCTTCTCCCGCCGCGGGTCGATCCCCGCGCACGCGGGGGAGCCGCAGTAGACTTGCAAGACCTGCTTGAGCATGGCGGTCGATCCCCGCGCACGCGGGGGAGCCTACGAGTATGCCGCAGCCCAAAGGCGCGACGAGGGTCGATCCCCGCGCACGCGGGGGAGCCGCGCTCAGATCAGCTCCATCAGCCGCCGCATCAGGTCGATCCCCGCGCACGCGGGGGAGCCGTCTGCGCCGGGTCAGGGAAGACCAGTTGGAAGGGTCGATCCCCGCGCACGCGGGGGAGCCTGACTATTCCGGATGTCCTGCGGTATTTGGCGGGGTCGATCCCCGCGCACGCGGGGGAGCCGTCATGGTCCCGTCATCGAAGCGCACCAGTCTGGGTCGATCCCCGCGCACGCGGGGGAGCCTCGTGATCCGTGAGCCACGCAATGCGCTCATCGGGTCGATCCCCGCGCACGCGGGGGAGCCTCTGGTACCCGTCGGGCCGCCTCTGACGGCTCGGGTCGATCCCCGCGCACGCGGGGGAGCCTGTGGAGCATGGGGCGCAGGCCACTGGAGAAGAGGTCGATCCCCGCGCACGCGGGGGAGCCGATCCGGGCTCAGAGCATCAGGATTCGTCCGGGGGTCGATCCCCGCGCACGCGGGGGAGCCTACGACGAGCCGCGGGCGCTTACGCCCGATGAGGGTCGATCCCCGCGCACGCGGGGGAGCCCTCACGTACAGGTTCTCGCTTGAGCCCTTACGCGGGTCGATCCCCGCGCACGCGGGGGAGCCTCTTGTTCGACGATCTGCTCGATCACGACTACGGGTCGATCCCCGCGCACGCGGGGGAGCCGCCGTCGCCAGCACCTGGCAACCCTTCGCGCAAGGTCGATCCCCGCGCACGCGGGGGAGCCTTGGCTGGCCATGTCCAACTGGAGGAAGCTAAGGGTCGATCCCCGCGCACGCGGGGGAGCCTCCTGGATGAGGGCGTACTCGTTGGCGGCGAAGGGTCGATCCCCGCGCACGCGGGGGAGCCATGCAAGGTCGTGGTCAGACGGAAATCACACCGGGTCGATCCCCGCGCACGCGGGGGAGCCATCACGAGCCCCGGCAGGGTCTCGGTGTCCACGGGTCGATCCCCGCGCACGCGGGGGAGCCCGCCCCGCCGACGATTCTTTCACTTGATACTGAGGTCGATCCCCGCGCACGCGGGGGAGCCGCGGCGCGGGTGTATGGGCGCAGCCGGGAGACGGGTCGATCCCCGCGCACGCGGGGGAGCCTCAGCCTGGCCCTGCGCCTTTCGGTGTTGGAGCGGTCGATCCCCGCGCACGCGGGGGAGCCCCGAAGCGCCGGCAGTGTTCGGGGACTTCGAGAGGTCGATCCCCGCGCACGCGGGGGAGCCACGCGTACTCCCGGCCGTCGACGTGCTCGACGAGGTCGATCCCCGCGCACGCGGGGGAGCCCGACCCCGAGCCGCCCGGGTTCATGATGGAAATGGTCGATCCCCGCGCACGCGGGGGAGCCACGCGTACTCCCGGCCGTCGACGTGCTCGACGAGGTCGATCCCCGCGCACGCGGGGGAGCCGTCAGGACGCAGGCGATCTCGAGAAGCTGCTGGGGTCGATCCCCGCGCACGCGGGGGAGCCTGATTCGGCATCTCCAGGCCGTGGCGCATGCGTGGTCGATCCCCGCGCACGCGGGGGAGCCTCGATCTCGCTGGCCCGCACCTCCAGCTTGCGGGGTCGATCCCCGCGCACGCGGGGGAGCCAGCCTGCGTCAAGTCGAAGCGGCCGATGGTCAGGGTCGATCCCCGCGCACGCGGGGGAGCCGGGCTCGTGGACGCCCCCGAGCGCACGCTGGAGGGTCGATCCCCGCGCACGCGGGGGAGCCGCCGAGGCCGAGGTGCGCCGGCTGGAGCAGTGGGGTCGATCCCCGCGCACGCGGGGGAGCCACCTGAGCTGCGGCCGGCGGGCGGGGCCGCTCGGGTCGATCCCCGCGCACGCGGGGGAGCCTAACGAAGAGAGCCAACCTGCCCAGGGTTCGGAGGTCGATCCCCGCGCACGCGGGGGAGCCGCGGCGCGGGTGTATGGGCGCAGCCGGGAGACGGGTCGATCCCCGCGCACGCGGGGGAGCCTACCGCTTCGACTTGCCGATGCAGTGAGCGCAGGGTCGATCCCCGCGCACGCGGGGGAGCCGGGTGCCAGATGGGTTCCCGGCGGTTGCGGCGCGGTCGATCCCCGCGCACGCGGGGGAGCCCTGCGGAGCTTGCGCCGGGCCCTGGCCAGCGCGGGTCGATCCCCGCGCACGCGGGGGAGCCTAACGAAGAGAGCCAACCTGCCCAGGGTTCGGAGGTCGATCCCCGCGCACGCGGGGGAGCCCGCCGGATGTGGCGTGCCCGCAGCTTGGCGGCGGGTCGATCCCCGCGCACGCGGGGGAGCCTGGAGCGGGCCGGAATGCGGGTGGTGTGGCAGGGGTCGATCCCCGCGCACGCGGGGGAGCCTCTTCGGGCAGAATGGACGCAAAGCGGACGTGGGGTCGATCCCCGCGCACGCGGGGGAGCCCTCTCCCGCCTGCTGGCGCAAGAAGAGCGGGACGGTCGATCCCCGCGCACGCGGGGGAGCCTTTCCGGGCTTGCGGCTCGTCCAGCGGATCGCGGGTCGATCCCCGCGCACGCGGGGGAGCCCATCGTGAGGGCGGCAATGCATGGTGGGTCCAGGGTCGATCCCCGCGCACGCGGGGGAGCCCGTCGACATGCTCCTCGCCGTCCTGTCGGAAGGGGGTCGATCCCCGCGCACGCGGGGGAGCCGCAGTTTGAGGCGATGAGGAGGGCCTCGCAGAGGGTCGATCCCCGCGCACGCGGGGGAGCCCTGGCCATAGCTCTACTGGCAAGGGCTCGTCAAGGTCGATCCCCGCGCACGCGGGGGAGCCGTGTCCGCGGAGGAGATCGAATCCGACGAAACTGGTCGATCCCCGCGCACGCGGGGGAGCCTCCACCGAGGCCTTGCTCATGCGCCGGCGGAAGGGTCGATCCCCGCGCACGCGGGGGAGCCCGACGGCGAGGCTCGCAAGGCGTGGGTCGAGGAGGTCGATCCCCGCGCACGCGGGGGAGCCGTAGCCAGGCGTCGGCCAGCACGTCCATCGTCGGGTCGATCCCCGCGCACGCGGGGGAGCCATCGGGTGTGAGCCTTGGCTCGCGTGAATGTTGGGTCGATCCCCGCGCACGCGGGGGAGCCGGCGCAACAGAGACATTACGGCGTCTTCATCGAGGTCGATCCCCGCGCACGCGGGGGAGCCGCAGTCGGGGTCATGCTAACTCACCCCGCTGGCGGTCGATCCCCGCGCACGCGGGGGGAGCCGATCAAGGGCCGGGAGCAATCCCGGCCCGCACAGGTCGATCCCCGCGCACGCGGGGGAGCCCACCAGGAGCATGGTCAGGGGATGCTCTGGGGGGGTCGATCCCCGCGCACGCGGGGGAGCCCGTCAGGCGACAGGTACACATCCCCCGTCATCGGGTCGATCCCCGCGCACGCGGGGGAGCCATCCAAGCAAAGGCCGACGCAGCAATGCGTCGGGGTCGATCCCCGCGCACGCGGGGGAGCCTATCTGGGAGTTTTGCGACGATCCGCGACATGGGGTCGATCCCCGCGCACGCGGGGGAGCCCAGGTAGTGGGCGATGTCGGGAACGTGCGCGAGGGTCGATCCCCGCGCACGCGGGGGAGCCCCTGTGGAACACGGTCACGCCAGGCTTCTGCAGGGTCGATCCCCGCGCACGCGGGGGAGCCGGTTTCCTGATGGCCCGTTCGGTCAATTCCGAGGGTCGATCCCCGCGCACGCGGGGGAGCCGCATTGTGCTCATCCGCCAACCGGAGGGCATAAGGTCGATCCCCGCGCACGCGGGGGAGCCTGACGTCCGGCCCTGTTGCTCCGTGATGGTCAAGGTCGATCCCCGCGCACGCGGGGGAGCCCTCTGCGAGGCCCTCCTCATCGCCTCAAACTGCGGTCGATCCCCGCGCACGCGGGGGAGCCCCTGTCACGGCCTCTGCGTCGCGATGGAGGCAGGGTCGATCCCCGCGCACGCGGGGGAGCCGCGTCAACGGCGTGCTCCAGCAGCTAGCGGACAGGTCGATCCCCGCGCACGCGGGGGAGCCCTGCTGCCGGACGTCGATCTCTCCTGGGAAAACGGTCGATCCCCGCGCACGCGGGGGAGCCGCAACGAGCCGCCGGCGCTTGTGGAGCGGCCAGGGTCGATCCCCGCGCACGCGGGGGAGCCCCCATCGCGCCCGCGGGCCATGAGCGGGACCAAGGTCGATCCCCGCGCACGCGGGGGAGCCTCCTCGGTGTTCGACCGCACGGCGTTGGCCATGGGTCGATCCCCGCGCACGCGGGGGAGCCATCTTCTGGGCCTGCTCGTCGAGGGCGCGGAGGGGTCGATCCCCGCGCACGCGGGGGAGCCCGCTCGTGTGCGGCCCTGTCGGCAGTCTGCGGGGGTCGATCCCCGCGCACGCGGGGGAGCCCCGTTCCTGGCGATCTCCGACCGCGTACATCAGGGTCGATCCCCGCGCACGCGGGGGAGCCCGGTAGCGGTACAGGGGTGGGATTTCTGGCGGCGGTCGATCCCCGCGCACGCGGGGGAGCCGCAGAGTACAGGATACGGGATCCGTGGGATCAAGGTCGATCCCCGCGCACGCGGGGGAGCCACGTCTCCTCCCCTAGCCTCCTCCCCACCTCCAGGTCGATCCCCGCGCACGCGGGGGAGCCATGCACTCGCCAACCGACTCGCCATGTTGAGTGGGTCGATCCCCGCGCACGCGGGGGAGCCACGAGCCCCGATGATCTCGCCCGCCTGGCGGCGGGTCGATCCCCGCGCACGCGGGGGAGCCGTGCCCTACCGCAACCGGCGCGGCGGCGACGAGGGTCGATCCCCGCGCACGCGGGGGAGCCCGCTGGTCATCCGCCCGGCGCTGTTCGCTGTCGGGTCGATCCCCGCGCACGCGGGGGAGCCGCCGAGCGGGCGCTGATCGCTGCCATTAAGGCAGGTCGATCCCCGCGCACGCGGGGGAGCCGCTTCGCCCGACGCTATCCCCGGCTCCTGGCGGGGTCGATCCCCGCGCACGCGGGGGAGCCGCGCCGTGCTCATCAGCCAGCCGAAGGGCGTAGGGTCGATCCCCGCGCACGCGGGGGAGCCCACGTCCCCCCACGGTCCGCCGCTCCTAGGTGACCGCTCGGAAACCGTACCCCACGGGGTATGAGCTGATGGGGTTTGAAGAATAGAAAGTCGATGATGAACGCCGGAGGGCTTTCTTGGACAGTAACCATTGATACACCTCTATGAGCTTTCTGTAGCTTTGTATTGCTGCACCGCTCTTGCGTTCACGCCCGTTTTCGTGGTACGATGCGGCTGGAAACCACCTCCGGGCAGGGAGTGGAGCGGCGTGCTGGGCCGGCGCAACCGGCAGACCACCTTCGACGACGTCACCTGGCGACAGCGCATCCCCAAGGACTCCTACTGGTGGCGGCTCCACGACTGGGCGGTGCAGAACCTGGACGAATCGATGTTTGCTCCGCTGTTTGACGCCCGCACCGGAAGGCCTTCGGTGAGCCCGGTCCACACGTTTCTGGCGCTGTTGATCCAGATGGAGAAGGGCTACTCGGACCGGGAGATGGAGCAGGAATCCCGCTTCGATGACCGGGTGAAGCTGGCGATTTTGGCGGGCGGGACTTTGAGGGCATCGATGCGGTGACGCTGTGCGACCACCGCCGGCGCTTCTTGCAGCATGGCATCGCGGCGGCCATGCTGGAGAGGACCCTGGCCTCGGCCAAGCAGGCGGGGCTGTTTTCGCCGGAGCGCTCCCAGATCGTCGATTCCTTTCTCATCCACGGCGGGGCCGCCGTGCAGGACACCTACACCCTCATCCGCAAGGGTATCGTGCGGGTCCTGGCGGTGGCCCGGATGCACGAGCTGGACGGTCCGCTTTCGGCGGTACTGAAGCGCACCGATTACCACCAGCCGGGCAAGCCCCGGATCGACTGGGACGACGCCGAGGCCCGCCGACAGCTGCTCCAGGCGCTGGTCGACGACGCGTCGGCCCTGGTGGCGGCGGCGCGGGCGCTTGCGAAGGTGCCCGAGGACTTGAAGGCCATGGTGGACCTGCTGGAGCGGGTGGCCACCCAGGACATCGAGCGGGACCCGGACGGGACGGTCCGCCTCAAGCAGGGGGTGGCCAAGGACCGGGTCATCTCGGTGGTCGACCCCGAGATGCGCCATGGCCACAAGACGGCCTCGAACCGGGCAGACGGCTACAAAGCCCATCTGATGACGGGCGGCGAGGGCCACCGGCTGGTCACCGCCGTCGCGGTGACGCCCGCCAACGCACCGGACGACGCGAGGCTGGAGGCGATGCTGGACGACCAGGAGCGGCACGGCCACCGCCCCGCGGAGGTGCTGGGCGATCAGGCGTACTTCGACGTCGAGCGCGCCCGGCGCCAGGCCGAGAAGGGGACCCTCATCGTGGCCAAGGCGCCCCGGCGACGAACCGGGAGGGCGCTCTCGAAGGAGGCCTTCGCCCTGGACGCCGACGCCGGCACGCTCACCTGCCCCGCAGGGCAGACGGTCCGCTTCGACCCGGGCCGACTGCAGCACCACAAGGGG
This genomic interval from Limnochorda sp. LNt contains the following:
- a CDS encoding transposase, which encodes MTLCDHRRRFLQHGIAAAMLERTLASAKQAGLFSPERSQIVDSFLIHGGAAVQDTYTLIRKGIVRVLAVARMHELDGPLSAVLKRTDYHQPGKPRIDWDDAEARRQLLQALVDDASALVAAARALAKVPEDLKAMVDLLERVATQDIERDPDGTVRLKQGVAKDRVISVVDPEMRHGHKTASNRADGYKAHLMTGGEGHRLVTAVAVTPANAPDDARLEAMLDDQERHGHRPAEVLGDQAYFDVERARRQAEKGTLIVAKAPRRRTGRALSKEAFALDADAGTLTCPAGQTVRFDPGRLQHHKGFVVSFAAEACGACPLKARCTPAAARQVTIHPYEVELRQARAYQRTPAFRERYRLRARIERIVRQLKTHGARKARYWGRIKVRFQLLLAAINHNIKEVMAAGPPVGVVGPA